GCGTCCGGGCCGCCTCCGCGACCAGTTCCAGCGCACGCGGCAGCAGGTGCGCGGGCGCGGACGTGCCGACCAGGAACGTGTCCCAGTCGGCCGACGTGGACAGCTCCGCGCCGAGCCCTTCCAGCGCCAGCGCGTACCCGGTGGCGTCCCGCGCCGCGGTGCCCTCCTCCAGCGCCTTCGCCACCACGGACGCGAGACCCTCGCGGCCGGCCGGCTCGTGCCCGGCACCGCCGTCGAGCAGCAGCGTCGCGACGGAGAGCGCCTGACCGGGCAGGTGTGCGGCGATCACCCGGCCGCCGGCGACGTCCCGCCGGACGATCCGCGGGAACGCGTACGGCCGGGGCGCGCCGGTCCCGGGACGTTCGGAAACCAGCGTCACTTGTCGTTCTCCTCTGCAGAATCCGAAGCGCTCTCCGACGGCAGGTAGATCAGCGTGACTCGGCTCTGCGCGGTCAGCGTGGCGGCCGCGGCGGCCAGCTCGTCCCGCGTGACGGAGAGCCAGGACGGCAGCTGGTCACCGGTCCGCGCCGGGTCGCCGAGCTGCGTGGCGTACCGCCCGAGCAGGTCGGACCGCCCGCCCGCGGTCGAGACCTGCCGCCACCACTGCGTGGTGAGCAGCGCCTTCGCCCGCTCGATCTCCTCGTCCGTGATGTCACCGGCGGCCAGCTCGTCCAGCACGCCGGTCAGGCCGGCCTCCAGGGCGTCCGGGTCCACGCCGTCCTTCGCGGTGGCCGAGATGATCAGCGGCGCGGGCGCGTAGGCGAGGTCCACGCCGTACGCGCCGATGTTGTCCGGCTGGGCGAGCCGCGCCTCGTCCACCAGCCGGCGGTAGAGGCGGCTGCCCCGGCCGTTGCCGAGGATTCCGGCCAGCACGGTGACCACGTCGTACTCCCGGGTGCCGAACGGCGCGGTCCGGTGCGACAGATAGAACCGCGGCGCCGGTACGTCCGCGTGCACGACCTCGCGGGCCGGTGCCGTCAGGCCGCCGGGCAGTGCGGAGTCCGGCGGCGGGGGGACCGCGCCGGACTCGATCGCGCCGAAGTACTTCTCCGCGAACGCGAAGACCTCGGCCGGGGTGGTGTCGCCGACCACGGTCAGCACCGCGTTGTTCGGCCGGTAGTAGGTGGTGTGGAACGCCTGGAACGTGGCCAGGTCCGCCGCGTTCAGGTCCTCCATCGAGCCGATCGTGGAGTGGTGGTACGGGTGCCCCGCCGGGTACAGCAGCGGCAGCAGGCGCAGCCACGCGTCGCCGTACGGCACGTTCTCGTACCGCTGGCGTCGCTCGTTCTTCACCACCTCGCGCTGGTTGTCCAGCGTCTCCTGGGTGAGCGCCGGCACCAGCCCGCCCATCCGGTCCGCCTCCAGCCAGAGCGCGAGCTCCAGATGTTCGGCCGGCACGGTCTCGAAGTAGTTGGTCCGGTCCGGGTTCGTGGTCGCGTTCAGCGAGCCGCCGGAACCCTGGATCAGCTTCATGTGCTCGGTCTTCGCCACATGCGCGGACCCCTCGAACATCAGGTGCTCGAAGAGGTGCGCGAAGCCGGTCTGGCCGTCCGGTTCGTGGCGGGATCCGACGTCGTACCAGAGGTTCACGGCGACGACGGGTGCGGACCGGTCCGCACTGACGACCACCCGCAGACCGTTCTCCAGCGTGGTGGTCTCGATGGGCCACGGATACCCGGTGGTGGTCCCACCGGGCGCGTTTGCAGACGGCACGCAGCCTCCCTCTCAAGTCGGGGCAGGCTTCCCAGTATTCACCGCCGCCGCGGGGAGGAGGGGATCAACCGCCGGGGGTACGCGCAGGGCGTACCCCCTCGGCGGTTCGTCAGCCGCGAGATCAGCAGTTGTGCCACTTGATCTGGAAGACGGTGGTGAACTTTCCGTCCGTGGTGTGGTGCGACATGCTGCTCTCGGACTTCTTCGCCTCCTTGGTCGTCGCCTTCACGCCGAGCTCGAGCTTGGCGTTGAGGTTGGCCGCGGAGCCGCACGGGTGCGGGTCGAGCTTGACGGTCTTCAGCACGTCGTTGAAGCTCCAGTTGCCGCTGAACGGGCCCCAGATCTTGCTCTGGGCGGTCCCGGTCTGCGGCTCACCGGTCCAGTAGTACGACGCCCGCTGGGACCCGTACGCGCCCTTCACCAGGTCCGCGGAGCCGCGGTGGGTGATGTCCACGATGCTGTACGTCAGGCCGGGCGGGACGTCGACGTCGATGACCACCTGGCAGAACTTCTGGTGTTCGGGCGGCGTCGAGCCGGGGCCGGTCCAGACGAAGAACTGGTCGTAGATCACCGAGAACCGGTTGTCGTCCGTGATGTCCACGGTCGTGGACCCGGCCGGGCAGCCCGACCCGCCGGCCTTCACGACCTGCACCTTGAACTGGTCCGGTCCGGCCGGTGCCGCACTCGCGGCCGGTGCCGGCAGTGCGCCGAGCATGCTGAGCGACAGTCCGGTAGCGAGAATTGCCTTGCGCATTGTTTTTCCAATCAGCTGTCCGCCGGTTTCGTACGTGGCGGATGGGTGGTTCTCGAAATGGGTGTCAGCAGGCTTTCCAGGACACCCGGTAGGTGGACGGCGCATTCCCCGCGCCGCCGGCGGTCATGGTGCTGGTCCGGCGCCGGTCGACACCGGCCCGGGCCGACACCTCGGCCTTGATGTTCAGGTGCGCGCTCGAGCCACAGGGCGCCCAGCCGAGCGGCTTGAGGCCGATCGTGTCGGCCGCTGTCCACGCGGTGTTGCGCGGGCCCTTCAGGGTCCGGCTGTGCATGCCGGTCTTCGGCTCCCCGGTCCAGTAGTAGCTGAACCTGGCCGTGCCGACCGCGCCGCCGGCCAGCTGCGCGCGTCCGCTCTGCTCGACCCTGCTGAGCGTCCAGGTCCAGCCCCGGGCCGGGCGAACGGCCACCGTGACCTGGCAGAACTTGGTTCGGTCGAAGATCTGTGCCGGTCCGCCGGCCCGTGCGGTGATGCTCGGGTGCCGGATCGTGAACACGGTCGGATCCGCCGTTCCCAGTGCGGTGACCGTGGGGCGCCCCGGGCACCCGGAGCCGGCTACCGACACCACCTTCGCGGAGACTGCCCCTGGCGGTCGTGATGCGGCCCGCTCGGTGACGAGGCCGGCCTCCGGCCCCCCGAGCAGCAGGGCTGACGCAGCCCCGACTGCCGCAATTGTGGAAATCATTGGAATTCCCCCTCGGCCCTCATGACGGATGCATTTCTATCTGCATCATGAAGACAATTGACGCACCGCACTGAATCGCGTCGGTGCCACTGGGGAAAACCTAGGATCCGCCTAATCGGCGGACTGAGTGAATGCGCGGAAACTGGCCCTTCGGTTTTTTCTCGGCGATTTCCGCCCCGGCGCGCCGCCGGTGTGCTACGCGCATCCGGGGGTACGCCCGCGGCGTACCCCCGGATCGATGGTCAGATGCGGCCGTAGCCGGCACCGGCGCGGACCAGGGACGGCACCGAGGCGGGCGCGTCCAGTGTGTACGAGTAGTACGTGGACGGTTCGACCACCGTGCCGGACACCTCGAACGGGCCGGAGTTGACCGACACGTTGTTGCGGGCGATCGCGCGGCCCGGACCGGAGTCGGCGTACCCGCTCGCGGAGAAGAGCGGGTGCGGCACGCTCTCGAAGTAGTTGCCCTCGACGACCAGGCCGGCGTTCTCGGTGGCGGCGGCGCCGTACAGCTCGTTGTTGAGGAAATAGTTGTTGTAGATGTGCACCGGCTCGCCGAACCGGACCCGCGGGTGGCGCTGCCGGCTGTTGTCGAACCAGTTGTGGTGGATGGTGACCCGCAGGTGACCCACGTCGGTGCCGGCCGCGCCGTCCGAGTGGCTGATCAGCATGCCCTTGTCGGAGTGGTCGAAGTGGTTCCAGGACACCGTGACGAAGTCGGACCCGCGGACGATGTCGATCGAGCCGTCGACCGCGCCGCGGATCGTGTTGTGGTCGATCCAGATGTGATGGGACTGCTGGCCCACGTTGATCGCGTCGTCCTCCGCGTTCGTGAACAGCAGGTTCCGGACGATCACGTTGTACGACTTGTAGAAGTCCAGGCCGCCGCCGTCGATGTGACCGCTGGTGCCGACGCCGATGATCGTCTTGTTCGGCCGGACGCCCTGCTTGCTGCTGATCTCGATGAGCCCGCTCACCCGGATGACGAGCGGGCCGACGGTGTCGATGTACTCCAGGAACTGGTCCGCGTTCGTCGCGGTGACGGTGGGCCCGCCCGCGCCGCCGGTGGTGCCGGTGCCGAGCGCGGCGAATCCGGTCGGTGCGGTGTCGGCCGCGGCGTGCGCGGTGCCGGGGAACGCGGCCGGGAGCGCGGCGGCGAGCGGCGTGGCCGCGGCGGCGGTGAGGAGGGTGCGACGTCGCATGGTCTGCCTTTCGGAGGGTGACGGCGGCACGGTGGTGCGGCCGGGCCGATCCTCGGGTGGCAGACCCCTCGGTGTCCTGGAACGCGACGTTACGCCCGTCATTACATAGGTGTCAATCGATTAAACATCATTTACCGCGCGGAGTGTTCACATTAGACGCGTGTTCACGTAAATCGCGTTTCGCCGATACACCGCCGCACCGGAACATCGTGGCTGCGATTGATCCGCACGTCCGGCGAGTCCGCACGGGACAGACTGAAACGGGAGCTCGGGCCGACTGGTGCGATTTCATCTTCATCGAACCCGTGGCGGCGGAGTCGTGTGGCGCCTGGTCGGCCCGAACAACCGCGTCATCGGCGTCTCGCCCGGCAGTTTCGACACGCCCGACGCCGCCGTGGAGGCCGCTCAGCGGGTGCGCGACCGGGCCGCCGGCGGGGCGGTGACCGTCCAGCTGGACGACCGTCGTCGGTGGTGCTGGTCGGTCACCGACGACGAGCTGGGACTGCTCGCCGTCTCGGCCCACGGTTACGAGCGCCGGGCCACCTGCGAGACGGCGGTCCAGCGTTTCACCGAGGGCGCCGCGACCGCACGGATCGACCACGCGATCGGCCGCCGCGGCAGGTTCTGGCGCCCCGATACCGGTTGATGCTAGATCTTGCCGACGCCGGCGCCGGCGGCCACGATCGCGGGGACGTCGGCGGCGGGGTCCAGCGAGTAGGCGTAGTACGTGCGCGGTTCGACGACCGTGCCGCGGGTCTCGATCTCGTGGTTGACGTCGACCAGGATGTTGCCGCGCGCGACCAGCCGGCCGAGGTCACCGCTGAAGTCGACCCGGCCCGGGTTGTTCACGCTCTCGATGTAGTTGTTCTCCACCACCAGGCCCGCGTTCATCGCGGAGACGATGCAGTAGCTGGCGTTCCGGCAGTAGTTGTTGAACACGTGCACCGGCTCGCCGAACCGCACGCGCGGGTTCCGCTGGTCCGAGCCGTCGAAGAAGTTGTGGTGGTAGGTGACCCGCAACCGCCCGATGTCCTGCGCGCCGTTGTCGTCGTCGTGCCCGAGCAGCATCGTCTTGTCGTGGTCGTGCGTGCGGTTCCAGGAGACCGTGACGAAGTCCGACCCGCGCTTGATGTCGACCAGCCCGTCGTCGCCGCAGCACAGGTCGTTGTGGTCGATCCACACGTGGTGGGTGAACATCTGCACGTTGATCGCGTCGTCGGTGGCGCCGCTGAACCGCAGGTTCCGGATGATCACGTTGTGCACCGCGTTCGCCGGTGGCGCGGTCACGTCGTCGTCCACCGGCAGCCCGATGTTCAGCCCGCCACCGCGGATCTCCGCCGTGGAGCCCAGCCCGATCAGCGTCTTGTCCGAGGTCACCTGGTGCATGCCGTCCGTGGTTCCGGTCGGCAGCGTGATCGCGCCCTGGACCTGGATCGTGTACGGCCCGGTGCGCGACAGGTAGTCGATCAGCGCGGCCGCGGTGGTCACCGTGACCGTGGGCCCGCCGGCGCCGCCGGTGGTGCCGTTCTGGCCGAGCGCGTTCACCGAGGCGAACCCGATCGGGGCGGACTCGGCCGCGGCCCGCGCGGTGCCGGCCTGTGCGGTGCCGATGGTCGCGGTGCCGAGGGTCGCGACGAGCAGTGGGGCGGCGGCGAGCGCGACGATCCGTGATCTGGACATGGTCTGCCTTCCGTACGAGCGGACGGCTCAGGTGGCAGACCCCGAGGTGAACCCCGAATCTATGTCTCCGCCTCGATCCGTGTCAATCGATGCGAAAACTGTCGTACCTCGGTGTTTGACTGCGGGCATGATTGTTGTGCTGGGGCCCGGCGGCACGGTCGGGCGACGTGTGACGGCGCGGCTGCGCGCCACCGGAGCCGAGGTCCGGCCGGTCTCCCGGTCCACCCCGCTCCGCTTCGACTGGTCCGCGCCGCAGACCTGGGAGCCCGCGCTCGCCGGCGGGTCCGCGATGTTCCTGATGGCACCGGACGGCGTGCCCGTCGACCAGGAGCTGATCGCGCTGGCCGCCCGCGCCGGCCTGCGCCGGATCGTGCTGCTGTCCAGCCGCTCGATCGACGTCATGGGCGACGACCGGCTGCTCGACGCCGAGCGGGCGGTGCGCGACGGCGACACCGAGTGGACGATCGTGCGCGCCGACTGGTTCGACCAGAACTTCGACGAGGGCTTCCTGCGCCCCGCGGTCGAGGCGGGCACGGTCGCGATCCCGGTCGGCGGCGTGCGGCAGACGTTCGTCGACGCGGGCGACATCGCGGCCGTCGCGGTCGCGGCGCTCACCGGCGACGGTCACGCCGGCGTGACCCACGAGGTCACCGGTCCGGAGGCGCTCTCGTTCGGCGCGGCCTGCGCGATCGTCGGCACGGCCGCCGGCCGGGACGTGCGATTCGACGGTACGGCGGGGGCCTACCGGTCCGCGATGGCCGCGTTCGGCGTCCCGGAGGCACAGATCGCGCGTGACGTGGCCGCGTTCGCCGCACTGGCCGCCGCCGGCGACTCGGCCCCGCTCGACACGGTGGAACGGGTCACCGGCCGGCCGCCCAGACGGTTCGCCGACTACGCCGCCGGGGCCTCCTGGGGCGGCTGAGCGGTCGACCCGCACGAGTGCGCCGCCGGTTCCACGTGCGGCGTCCTCAGCGGCGTTTCCGGGCCTCGTCGACCAGGCGCTGGGCCACCTCGCGGAGCTTCACGTCCGCCCGGGTGGACATCGCGACCAGCGTGTTGAAGGCCTCCGCGGGGGTGCACCCGTCGTTCACCATGACGATCCCCTCGGCCTGCTCGATGACCGCCCGCGAGGCCATCGCCCGCCGCATCTGGGCGGCGAGTTCGACGCTCTGCTCGTAGGCGGCGGCGTTGGCGACGAAGACCGCGGCGTGACCGGCGAACAGGACGGTCGAGGTGCGTTGCCTCGTCGTCGAACGGCGGTCCCCGGTGCCGTAGAAGTTGAGCGCGCCCGGCGTCCGCTGCCGGCCGGGCAGTCCCACGGCGAAGACCGCCGTCCGACGCCATCGTCGAGCGCGCCGACAACCTGCGGTACCAGGTTGCGGACGAGGAACGACTGCTCCTGATGTTCGCCGAGCAGGCCATGGTCCTGTTGGCGAACGTCCGCTCGCGTGACGAACTGGAGCGCGCCACCGCCCGGCTCCGGGCGATCGATGGCGAAGGGCGTCCTGATGGCCCGTAACGACCTCGCGGAACAGGCCGCCTTCACCGCGCTCGTCGAATCGGCCCGGCCGGAGGACGTCACGGCCGGCGAGATCGCTCGCCGGATCCTGGACCCGCATGTCGGCCGTGACTCCTGACAGCCTCGCCGGTGATGATCCGAATGGGTGGCCAGCGGCGCCACGCCGCCATGGAGGAGACCCGCCGCACGATCGGCGTCTCCTACGACATGCTCTGGGTGCGCTACTTCGCCCTCACCGGCGACACCGCGCCGATCGAGGTGGAGGCCTACCTCCAGGGCCTGATGCCGCTGCCCGCCCTGCAGGAGGACATTCTCGACCAGGCGCTGCGCGAGTGCGCCCGGGAGTCCGACCCGCAGCGGCCCGGTGACCGGGACACCCCCGGCGAATCCCCGGCGTAAGCGCGGTGGCCGCCCGCGGACCCGCTACCGCACGGTCGTGACGGCGGGCTCCGGGTCACGGCCGGGCCGCTCGGCCCGGCCGGCGGGGAGCGCGTCGATCGCGGCGATCAGGCGTGCCCGCAGCGGCCGGGCGCGCTCGGCGAAGGCGCGCTGCTGCGCCACGTACTCCGCGCGGCCCTCCGGCGTCTCCACCCGCACCGGCGGGTAGCCCAGGTCGGCCAGGTCGTACGGGCTGGCCCGCATGTCCAGGCTCCGGATGTCGTAGGCCAGCGCGA
This genomic window from Catenuloplanes niger contains:
- a CDS encoding DUF4360 domain-containing protein, with the translated sequence MISTIAAVGAASALLLGGPEAGLVTERAASRPPGAVSAKVVSVAGSGCPGRPTVTALGTADPTVFTIRHPSITARAGGPAQIFDRTKFCQVTVAVRPARGWTWTLSRVEQSGRAQLAGGAVGTARFSYYWTGEPKTGMHSRTLKGPRNTAWTAADTIGLKPLGWAPCGSSAHLNIKAEVSARAGVDRRRTSTMTAGGAGNAPSTYRVSWKAC
- a CDS encoding DUF4360 domain-containing protein, translated to MRKAILATGLSLSMLGALPAPAASAAPAGPDQFKVQVVKAGGSGCPAGSTTVDITDDNRFSVIYDQFFVWTGPGSTPPEHQKFCQVVIDVDVPPGLTYSIVDITHRGSADLVKGAYGSQRASYYWTGEPQTGTAQSKIWGPFSGNWSFNDVLKTVKLDPHPCGSAANLNAKLELGVKATTKEAKKSESSMSHHTTDGKFTTVFQIKWHNC
- a CDS encoding pectate lyase family protein, which codes for MRRRTLLTAAAATPLAAALPAAFPGTAHAAADTAPTGFAALGTGTTGGAGGPTVTATNADQFLEYIDTVGPLVIRVSGLIEISSKQGVRPNKTIIGVGTSGHIDGGGLDFYKSYNVIVRNLLFTNAEDDAINVGQQSHHIWIDHNTIRGAVDGSIDIVRGSDFVTVSWNHFDHSDKGMLISHSDGAAGTDVGHLRVTIHHNWFDNSRQRHPRVRFGEPVHIYNNYFLNNELYGAAATENAGLVVEGNYFESVPHPLFSASGYADSGPGRAIARNNVSVNSGPFEVSGTVVEPSTYYSYTLDAPASVPSLVRAGAGYGRI
- a CDS encoding M16 family metallopeptidase → MPSANAPGGTTTGYPWPIETTTLENGLRVVVSADRSAPVVAVNLWYDVGSRHEPDGQTGFAHLFEHLMFEGSAHVAKTEHMKLIQGSGGSLNATTNPDRTNYFETVPAEHLELALWLEADRMGGLVPALTQETLDNQREVVKNERRQRYENVPYGDAWLRLLPLLYPAGHPYHHSTIGSMEDLNAADLATFQAFHTTYYRPNNAVLTVVGDTTPAEVFAFAEKYFGAIESGAVPPPPDSALPGGLTAPAREVVHADVPAPRFYLSHRTAPFGTREYDVVTVLAGILGNGRGSRLYRRLVDEARLAQPDNIGAYGVDLAYAPAPLIISATAKDGVDPDALEAGLTGVLDELAAGDITDEEIERAKALLTTQWWRQVSTAGGRSDLLGRYATQLGDPARTGDQLPSWLSVTRDELAAAAATLTAQSRVTLIYLPSESASDSAEENDK
- a CDS encoding ANTAR domain-containing protein, producing the protein MGLPGRQRTPGALNFYGTGDRRSTTRQRTSTVLFAGHAAVFVANAAAYEQSVELAAQMRRAMASRAVIEQAEGIVMVNDGCTPAEAFNTLVAMSTRADVKLREVAQRLVDEARKRR
- a CDS encoding ANTAR domain-containing protein produces the protein MTNWSAPPPGSGRSMAKGVLMARNDLAEQAAFTALVESARPEDVTAGEIARRILDPHVGRDS
- a CDS encoding SDR family oxidoreductase, which gives rise to MIVVLGPGGTVGRRVTARLRATGAEVRPVSRSTPLRFDWSAPQTWEPALAGGSAMFLMAPDGVPVDQELIALAARAGLRRIVLLSSRSIDVMGDDRLLDAERAVRDGDTEWTIVRADWFDQNFDEGFLRPAVEAGTVAIPVGGVRQTFVDAGDIAAVAVAALTGDGHAGVTHEVTGPEALSFGAACAIVGTAAGRDVRFDGTAGAYRSAMAAFGVPEAQIARDVAAFAALAAAGDSAPLDTVERVTGRPPRRFADYAAGASWGG
- a CDS encoding pectate lyase family protein gives rise to the protein MSRSRIVALAAAPLLVATLGTATIGTAQAGTARAAAESAPIGFASVNALGQNGTTGGAGGPTVTVTTAAALIDYLSRTGPYTIQVQGAITLPTGTTDGMHQVTSDKTLIGLGSTAEIRGGGLNIGLPVDDDVTAPPANAVHNVIIRNLRFSGATDDAINVQMFTHHVWIDHNDLCCGDDGLVDIKRGSDFVTVSWNRTHDHDKTMLLGHDDDNGAQDIGRLRVTYHHNFFDGSDQRNPRVRFGEPVHVFNNYCRNASYCIVSAMNAGLVVENNYIESVNNPGRVDFSGDLGRLVARGNILVDVNHEIETRGTVVEPRTYYAYSLDPAADVPAIVAAGAGVGKI